One genomic region from Sciurus carolinensis chromosome 2, mSciCar1.2, whole genome shotgun sequence encodes:
- the Uckl1 gene encoding uridine-cytidine kinase-like 1 isoform X2 — MAAPPAPADAAPSPPPPPAAPDAPGRPAEHSETACEDRSNAGSLDRLLPAVATRRSPRKRTTSQCKSEPPLLRTSKRTIYTAGRPPWYNEHGTQSKEAFAIGLGGGSASGKTTVARMIIEALDVPWVVLLSMDSFYKVLTQQQQEQAAHNDFNFDHPDAFDFDLIISTLKKLKQGRSVQVPIYDFTTHSRKKDWKTLYGANVIIFEGIMAFADKTLLELLDMRIFVDTDSDIRLVRRLRRDISERGRDIEGVIKQYHKFVKPAFDQYIQPTMRLADIVVPRGSGNAVAIDLIVQHVHSQLEERELSVRAALASAHQCHPLPQTLSVLKSTPQVRGMHTIIRDRETSRDEFIFYSKRLMRLLIEHALSFLPFQDCVVQTPQGQDYAGKCYAGKQITGVSILRAGETMEPALRAVCKDVRIGTILIQTNQLTGEPELHYLRLPKDISDDHVILMDCTVSTGAAAMMAVRVLLDHDVPEDKIFLLSLLMAEMGVHSVAYAFPRVRIITTAVDKRVNDLFRIIPGIGNFGDRYFGTDAVPDGSDEEEVVSTG; from the exons ATGGCTGCGCCGCCGGCCCCCGCGGACGCCGCCCCCTCGCCCCCGCCGCCTCCTGCCGCCCCGGACGCTCCGGGCCGGCCGGCGGAGCACAGCGAGACCGCGTGCGAGGACCG CAGCAATGCGGGGTCCCTGGACAGGCTCCTCCCCGCTGTGGCCACCAGGCGCTCACCCCGGAAGCGTACCACCAGCCAGTGCAAGTCCGAGCCACCCCTGCTGCGCACCAGCAAGCGCACCATCTACACCGCAGGGCGGCCGCCCTGGTACAACGAACACGGCACGCAGTCCAAGGAGGCCTTCGCCATCG GCCTGGGAGGGGGCAGTGCCTCAGGGAAGACCACCGTGGCCAGGATGATCATCGAGGCTCTGGATGTGCCCTGGGTGGTCCTGCTGTCCATGGACTCCTTCTACAAG GTGCTAacgcagcagcagcaggagcaggccGCCCACAACGACTTCAACTTCGACCACCCAGACGCCTTCGACTTCGACCTCATCATCTCCACCCTCAAGAAGCTGAAGCAGGGCAGGAGTGTCCAAGTGCCCATCTATGACTTCACCACCCACAGCCGGAAGAAGGACTGG AAAACACTGTACGGTGCCAACGTCATCATCTTCGAGGGCATCATGGCCTTTGCTGACAAGACGCTGCTGGAG CTCCTGGACATGAGGATCTTCGTGGACACGGACTCCGACATCCGCCTAGTGCGGCGGCTGCGCAGGGACATCAGCGAGCGAGGCCGGGACATTGAAGGTGTCATCAAACAGTACCACAAGTTTGTGAAGCCTGCCTTCGACCAGTACATCCAGCCCACCATGCGCCTGGCAGACATCGTGGTGCCCAGAG GGAGTGGGAACGCGGTGGCCATCGATCTGATCGTGCAGCACGTGCACAGccagctggaggag CGTGAACTCAGCGTCAG GGCGGCGCTGGCCTCGGCGCACCAGTGCCACCCGCTTCCCCAAACGCTGAGCGTCCTCAAGAGCACCCCGCAAGTGCGCGGTATGCACACCATCATCAG GGACAGGGAGACCAGTCGGGACGAGTTCATCTTCTACTCCAAGAGGCTGATGCGGCTGCTCATCGAGCATGCGCTTTCCTTCCTGCCCTTCCAG GACTGCGTGGTGCAGACCCCCCAGGGGCAGGACTACGCGGGCAAGTGCTACGCCGGGAAGCAG ATCACCGGAGTGTCCATCCTGCGCGCTGGGGAGACCATGGAGCCTGCACTGCGCGCTGTGTGCAAAGACGTGCGCATAGGCACCATCCTCATCCAGACCAACCAGCTCACCGGGGAGCCGGAG CTCCACTACCTGCGGCTACCCAAGGACATCAGTGATGACCACGTGATCCTGATGGACTGTACAGTGTCCACTGGTGCTGCGGCCATGATGGCCGTCCGTGTCCTCCTG GACCATGACGTGCCCGAGGACAAGATCTTCTTGTTGTCACTGCTGATGGCAGAGATGGGTGTCCACTCTGTGGCCTATGCTTTCCCAAGAGTGAGAATCATCACCACGGCTGTGGACAAACGGGTCAATGACCTTTTCCGCATCATCCCAGGCATAG GGAACTTCGGGGATCGTTACTTTGGGACGGATGCAGTCCCTGATGGCAGCGACGAGGAGGAGGTGGTTTCCACCGGCTAG
- the Uckl1 gene encoding uridine-cytidine kinase-like 1 isoform X3, whose protein sequence is MAAPPAPADAAPSPPPPPAAPDAPGRPAEHSETACEDRNAGSLDRLLPAVATRRSPRKRTTSQCKSEPPLLRTSKRTIYTAGRPPWYNEHGTQSKEAFAIGLGGGSASGKTTVARMIIEALDVPWVVLLSMDSFYKVLTQQQQEQAAHNDFNFDHPDAFDFDLIISTLKKLKQGRSVQVPIYDFTTHSRKKDWKTLYGANVIIFEGIMAFADKTLLELLDMRIFVDTDSDIRLVRRLRRDISERGRDIEGVIKQYHKFVKPAFDQYIQPTMRLADIVVPRGSGNAVAIDLIVQHVHSQLEERKLRWDMAALASAHQCHPLPQTLSVLKSTPQVRGMHTIIRDRETSRDEFIFYSKRLMRLLIEHALSFLPFQDCVVQTPQGQDYAGKCYAGKQITGVSILRAGETMEPALRAVCKDVRIGTILIQTNQLTGEPELHYLRLPKDISDDHVILMDCTVSTGAAAMMAVRVLLDHDVPEDKIFLLSLLMAEMGVHSVAYAFPRVRIITTAVDKRVNDLFRIIPGIGNFGDRYFGTDAVPDGSDEEEVVSTG, encoded by the exons ATGGCTGCGCCGCCGGCCCCCGCGGACGCCGCCCCCTCGCCCCCGCCGCCTCCTGCCGCCCCGGACGCTCCGGGCCGGCCGGCGGAGCACAGCGAGACCGCGTGCGAGGACCG CAATGCGGGGTCCCTGGACAGGCTCCTCCCCGCTGTGGCCACCAGGCGCTCACCCCGGAAGCGTACCACCAGCCAGTGCAAGTCCGAGCCACCCCTGCTGCGCACCAGCAAGCGCACCATCTACACCGCAGGGCGGCCGCCCTGGTACAACGAACACGGCACGCAGTCCAAGGAGGCCTTCGCCATCG GCCTGGGAGGGGGCAGTGCCTCAGGGAAGACCACCGTGGCCAGGATGATCATCGAGGCTCTGGATGTGCCCTGGGTGGTCCTGCTGTCCATGGACTCCTTCTACAAG GTGCTAacgcagcagcagcaggagcaggccGCCCACAACGACTTCAACTTCGACCACCCAGACGCCTTCGACTTCGACCTCATCATCTCCACCCTCAAGAAGCTGAAGCAGGGCAGGAGTGTCCAAGTGCCCATCTATGACTTCACCACCCACAGCCGGAAGAAGGACTGG AAAACACTGTACGGTGCCAACGTCATCATCTTCGAGGGCATCATGGCCTTTGCTGACAAGACGCTGCTGGAG CTCCTGGACATGAGGATCTTCGTGGACACGGACTCCGACATCCGCCTAGTGCGGCGGCTGCGCAGGGACATCAGCGAGCGAGGCCGGGACATTGAAGGTGTCATCAAACAGTACCACAAGTTTGTGAAGCCTGCCTTCGACCAGTACATCCAGCCCACCATGCGCCTGGCAGACATCGTGGTGCCCAGAG GGAGTGGGAACGCGGTGGCCATCGATCTGATCGTGCAGCACGTGCACAGccagctggaggag AGGAAGCTGCGCTGGGATAT GGCGGCGCTGGCCTCGGCGCACCAGTGCCACCCGCTTCCCCAAACGCTGAGCGTCCTCAAGAGCACCCCGCAAGTGCGCGGTATGCACACCATCATCAG GGACAGGGAGACCAGTCGGGACGAGTTCATCTTCTACTCCAAGAGGCTGATGCGGCTGCTCATCGAGCATGCGCTTTCCTTCCTGCCCTTCCAG GACTGCGTGGTGCAGACCCCCCAGGGGCAGGACTACGCGGGCAAGTGCTACGCCGGGAAGCAG ATCACCGGAGTGTCCATCCTGCGCGCTGGGGAGACCATGGAGCCTGCACTGCGCGCTGTGTGCAAAGACGTGCGCATAGGCACCATCCTCATCCAGACCAACCAGCTCACCGGGGAGCCGGAG CTCCACTACCTGCGGCTACCCAAGGACATCAGTGATGACCACGTGATCCTGATGGACTGTACAGTGTCCACTGGTGCTGCGGCCATGATGGCCGTCCGTGTCCTCCTG GACCATGACGTGCCCGAGGACAAGATCTTCTTGTTGTCACTGCTGATGGCAGAGATGGGTGTCCACTCTGTGGCCTATGCTTTCCCAAGAGTGAGAATCATCACCACGGCTGTGGACAAACGGGTCAATGACCTTTTCCGCATCATCCCAGGCATAG GGAACTTCGGGGATCGTTACTTTGGGACGGATGCAGTCCCTGATGGCAGCGACGAGGAGGAGGTGGTTTCCACCGGCTAG
- the Uckl1 gene encoding uridine-cytidine kinase-like 1 isoform X1, with protein sequence MAAPPAPADAAPSPPPPPAAPDAPGRPAEHSETACEDRSNAGSLDRLLPAVATRRSPRKRTTSQCKSEPPLLRTSKRTIYTAGRPPWYNEHGTQSKEAFAIGLGGGSASGKTTVARMIIEALDVPWVVLLSMDSFYKVLTQQQQEQAAHNDFNFDHPDAFDFDLIISTLKKLKQGRSVQVPIYDFTTHSRKKDWKTLYGANVIIFEGIMAFADKTLLELLDMRIFVDTDSDIRLVRRLRRDISERGRDIEGVIKQYHKFVKPAFDQYIQPTMRLADIVVPRGSGNAVAIDLIVQHVHSQLEERKLRWDMAALASAHQCHPLPQTLSVLKSTPQVRGMHTIIRDRETSRDEFIFYSKRLMRLLIEHALSFLPFQDCVVQTPQGQDYAGKCYAGKQITGVSILRAGETMEPALRAVCKDVRIGTILIQTNQLTGEPELHYLRLPKDISDDHVILMDCTVSTGAAAMMAVRVLLDHDVPEDKIFLLSLLMAEMGVHSVAYAFPRVRIITTAVDKRVNDLFRIIPGIGNFGDRYFGTDAVPDGSDEEEVVSTG encoded by the exons ATGGCTGCGCCGCCGGCCCCCGCGGACGCCGCCCCCTCGCCCCCGCCGCCTCCTGCCGCCCCGGACGCTCCGGGCCGGCCGGCGGAGCACAGCGAGACCGCGTGCGAGGACCG CAGCAATGCGGGGTCCCTGGACAGGCTCCTCCCCGCTGTGGCCACCAGGCGCTCACCCCGGAAGCGTACCACCAGCCAGTGCAAGTCCGAGCCACCCCTGCTGCGCACCAGCAAGCGCACCATCTACACCGCAGGGCGGCCGCCCTGGTACAACGAACACGGCACGCAGTCCAAGGAGGCCTTCGCCATCG GCCTGGGAGGGGGCAGTGCCTCAGGGAAGACCACCGTGGCCAGGATGATCATCGAGGCTCTGGATGTGCCCTGGGTGGTCCTGCTGTCCATGGACTCCTTCTACAAG GTGCTAacgcagcagcagcaggagcaggccGCCCACAACGACTTCAACTTCGACCACCCAGACGCCTTCGACTTCGACCTCATCATCTCCACCCTCAAGAAGCTGAAGCAGGGCAGGAGTGTCCAAGTGCCCATCTATGACTTCACCACCCACAGCCGGAAGAAGGACTGG AAAACACTGTACGGTGCCAACGTCATCATCTTCGAGGGCATCATGGCCTTTGCTGACAAGACGCTGCTGGAG CTCCTGGACATGAGGATCTTCGTGGACACGGACTCCGACATCCGCCTAGTGCGGCGGCTGCGCAGGGACATCAGCGAGCGAGGCCGGGACATTGAAGGTGTCATCAAACAGTACCACAAGTTTGTGAAGCCTGCCTTCGACCAGTACATCCAGCCCACCATGCGCCTGGCAGACATCGTGGTGCCCAGAG GGAGTGGGAACGCGGTGGCCATCGATCTGATCGTGCAGCACGTGCACAGccagctggaggag AGGAAGCTGCGCTGGGATAT GGCGGCGCTGGCCTCGGCGCACCAGTGCCACCCGCTTCCCCAAACGCTGAGCGTCCTCAAGAGCACCCCGCAAGTGCGCGGTATGCACACCATCATCAG GGACAGGGAGACCAGTCGGGACGAGTTCATCTTCTACTCCAAGAGGCTGATGCGGCTGCTCATCGAGCATGCGCTTTCCTTCCTGCCCTTCCAG GACTGCGTGGTGCAGACCCCCCAGGGGCAGGACTACGCGGGCAAGTGCTACGCCGGGAAGCAG ATCACCGGAGTGTCCATCCTGCGCGCTGGGGAGACCATGGAGCCTGCACTGCGCGCTGTGTGCAAAGACGTGCGCATAGGCACCATCCTCATCCAGACCAACCAGCTCACCGGGGAGCCGGAG CTCCACTACCTGCGGCTACCCAAGGACATCAGTGATGACCACGTGATCCTGATGGACTGTACAGTGTCCACTGGTGCTGCGGCCATGATGGCCGTCCGTGTCCTCCTG GACCATGACGTGCCCGAGGACAAGATCTTCTTGTTGTCACTGCTGATGGCAGAGATGGGTGTCCACTCTGTGGCCTATGCTTTCCCAAGAGTGAGAATCATCACCACGGCTGTGGACAAACGGGTCAATGACCTTTTCCGCATCATCCCAGGCATAG GGAACTTCGGGGATCGTTACTTTGGGACGGATGCAGTCCCTGATGGCAGCGACGAGGAGGAGGTGGTTTCCACCGGCTAG
- the Uckl1 gene encoding uridine-cytidine kinase-like 1 isoform X4, protein MAAPPAPADAAPSPPPPPAAPDAPGRPAEHSETACEDRNAGSLDRLLPAVATRRSPRKRTTSQCKSEPPLLRTSKRTIYTAGRPPWYNEHGTQSKEAFAIGLGGGSASGKTTVARMIIEALDVPWVVLLSMDSFYKVLTQQQQEQAAHNDFNFDHPDAFDFDLIISTLKKLKQGRSVQVPIYDFTTHSRKKDWKTLYGANVIIFEGIMAFADKTLLELLDMRIFVDTDSDIRLVRRLRRDISERGRDIEGVIKQYHKFVKPAFDQYIQPTMRLADIVVPRGSGNAVAIDLIVQHVHSQLEERELSVRAALASAHQCHPLPQTLSVLKSTPQVRGMHTIIRDRETSRDEFIFYSKRLMRLLIEHALSFLPFQDCVVQTPQGQDYAGKCYAGKQITGVSILRAGETMEPALRAVCKDVRIGTILIQTNQLTGEPELHYLRLPKDISDDHVILMDCTVSTGAAAMMAVRVLLDHDVPEDKIFLLSLLMAEMGVHSVAYAFPRVRIITTAVDKRVNDLFRIIPGIGNFGDRYFGTDAVPDGSDEEEVVSTG, encoded by the exons ATGGCTGCGCCGCCGGCCCCCGCGGACGCCGCCCCCTCGCCCCCGCCGCCTCCTGCCGCCCCGGACGCTCCGGGCCGGCCGGCGGAGCACAGCGAGACCGCGTGCGAGGACCG CAATGCGGGGTCCCTGGACAGGCTCCTCCCCGCTGTGGCCACCAGGCGCTCACCCCGGAAGCGTACCACCAGCCAGTGCAAGTCCGAGCCACCCCTGCTGCGCACCAGCAAGCGCACCATCTACACCGCAGGGCGGCCGCCCTGGTACAACGAACACGGCACGCAGTCCAAGGAGGCCTTCGCCATCG GCCTGGGAGGGGGCAGTGCCTCAGGGAAGACCACCGTGGCCAGGATGATCATCGAGGCTCTGGATGTGCCCTGGGTGGTCCTGCTGTCCATGGACTCCTTCTACAAG GTGCTAacgcagcagcagcaggagcaggccGCCCACAACGACTTCAACTTCGACCACCCAGACGCCTTCGACTTCGACCTCATCATCTCCACCCTCAAGAAGCTGAAGCAGGGCAGGAGTGTCCAAGTGCCCATCTATGACTTCACCACCCACAGCCGGAAGAAGGACTGG AAAACACTGTACGGTGCCAACGTCATCATCTTCGAGGGCATCATGGCCTTTGCTGACAAGACGCTGCTGGAG CTCCTGGACATGAGGATCTTCGTGGACACGGACTCCGACATCCGCCTAGTGCGGCGGCTGCGCAGGGACATCAGCGAGCGAGGCCGGGACATTGAAGGTGTCATCAAACAGTACCACAAGTTTGTGAAGCCTGCCTTCGACCAGTACATCCAGCCCACCATGCGCCTGGCAGACATCGTGGTGCCCAGAG GGAGTGGGAACGCGGTGGCCATCGATCTGATCGTGCAGCACGTGCACAGccagctggaggag CGTGAACTCAGCGTCAG GGCGGCGCTGGCCTCGGCGCACCAGTGCCACCCGCTTCCCCAAACGCTGAGCGTCCTCAAGAGCACCCCGCAAGTGCGCGGTATGCACACCATCATCAG GGACAGGGAGACCAGTCGGGACGAGTTCATCTTCTACTCCAAGAGGCTGATGCGGCTGCTCATCGAGCATGCGCTTTCCTTCCTGCCCTTCCAG GACTGCGTGGTGCAGACCCCCCAGGGGCAGGACTACGCGGGCAAGTGCTACGCCGGGAAGCAG ATCACCGGAGTGTCCATCCTGCGCGCTGGGGAGACCATGGAGCCTGCACTGCGCGCTGTGTGCAAAGACGTGCGCATAGGCACCATCCTCATCCAGACCAACCAGCTCACCGGGGAGCCGGAG CTCCACTACCTGCGGCTACCCAAGGACATCAGTGATGACCACGTGATCCTGATGGACTGTACAGTGTCCACTGGTGCTGCGGCCATGATGGCCGTCCGTGTCCTCCTG GACCATGACGTGCCCGAGGACAAGATCTTCTTGTTGTCACTGCTGATGGCAGAGATGGGTGTCCACTCTGTGGCCTATGCTTTCCCAAGAGTGAGAATCATCACCACGGCTGTGGACAAACGGGTCAATGACCTTTTCCGCATCATCCCAGGCATAG GGAACTTCGGGGATCGTTACTTTGGGACGGATGCAGTCCCTGATGGCAGCGACGAGGAGGAGGTGGTTTCCACCGGCTAG
- the Uckl1 gene encoding uridine-cytidine kinase-like 1 isoform X7 translates to MSSPPAYPRIRISGCWAEGSSNAGSLDRLLPAVATRRSPRKRTTSQCKSEPPLLRTSKRTIYTAGRPPWYNEHGTQSKEAFAIGLGGGSASGKTTVARMIIEALDVPWVVLLSMDSFYKVLTQQQQEQAAHNDFNFDHPDAFDFDLIISTLKKLKQGRSVQVPIYDFTTHSRKKDWKTLYGANVIIFEGIMAFADKTLLELLDMRIFVDTDSDIRLVRRLRRDISERGRDIEGVIKQYHKFVKPAFDQYIQPTMRLADIVVPRGSGNAVAIDLIVQHVHSQLEERKLRWDMAALASAHQCHPLPQTLSVLKSTPQVRGMHTIIRDRETSRDEFIFYSKRLMRLLIEHALSFLPFQDCVVQTPQGQDYAGKCYAGKQITGVSILRAGETMEPALRAVCKDVRIGTILIQTNQLTGEPELHYLRLPKDISDDHVILMDCTVSTGAAAMMAVRVLLDHDVPEDKIFLLSLLMAEMGVHSVAYAFPRVRIITTAVDKRVNDLFRIIPGIGNFGDRYFGTDAVPDGSDEEEVVSTG, encoded by the exons ATGAGCAGCCCCCCAGCTTACCCGCGCATCAGGATCTCAGGGTGCTGGGCAGAAGGCAG CAGCAATGCGGGGTCCCTGGACAGGCTCCTCCCCGCTGTGGCCACCAGGCGCTCACCCCGGAAGCGTACCACCAGCCAGTGCAAGTCCGAGCCACCCCTGCTGCGCACCAGCAAGCGCACCATCTACACCGCAGGGCGGCCGCCCTGGTACAACGAACACGGCACGCAGTCCAAGGAGGCCTTCGCCATCG GCCTGGGAGGGGGCAGTGCCTCAGGGAAGACCACCGTGGCCAGGATGATCATCGAGGCTCTGGATGTGCCCTGGGTGGTCCTGCTGTCCATGGACTCCTTCTACAAG GTGCTAacgcagcagcagcaggagcaggccGCCCACAACGACTTCAACTTCGACCACCCAGACGCCTTCGACTTCGACCTCATCATCTCCACCCTCAAGAAGCTGAAGCAGGGCAGGAGTGTCCAAGTGCCCATCTATGACTTCACCACCCACAGCCGGAAGAAGGACTGG AAAACACTGTACGGTGCCAACGTCATCATCTTCGAGGGCATCATGGCCTTTGCTGACAAGACGCTGCTGGAG CTCCTGGACATGAGGATCTTCGTGGACACGGACTCCGACATCCGCCTAGTGCGGCGGCTGCGCAGGGACATCAGCGAGCGAGGCCGGGACATTGAAGGTGTCATCAAACAGTACCACAAGTTTGTGAAGCCTGCCTTCGACCAGTACATCCAGCCCACCATGCGCCTGGCAGACATCGTGGTGCCCAGAG GGAGTGGGAACGCGGTGGCCATCGATCTGATCGTGCAGCACGTGCACAGccagctggaggag AGGAAGCTGCGCTGGGATAT GGCGGCGCTGGCCTCGGCGCACCAGTGCCACCCGCTTCCCCAAACGCTGAGCGTCCTCAAGAGCACCCCGCAAGTGCGCGGTATGCACACCATCATCAG GGACAGGGAGACCAGTCGGGACGAGTTCATCTTCTACTCCAAGAGGCTGATGCGGCTGCTCATCGAGCATGCGCTTTCCTTCCTGCCCTTCCAG GACTGCGTGGTGCAGACCCCCCAGGGGCAGGACTACGCGGGCAAGTGCTACGCCGGGAAGCAG ATCACCGGAGTGTCCATCCTGCGCGCTGGGGAGACCATGGAGCCTGCACTGCGCGCTGTGTGCAAAGACGTGCGCATAGGCACCATCCTCATCCAGACCAACCAGCTCACCGGGGAGCCGGAG CTCCACTACCTGCGGCTACCCAAGGACATCAGTGATGACCACGTGATCCTGATGGACTGTACAGTGTCCACTGGTGCTGCGGCCATGATGGCCGTCCGTGTCCTCCTG GACCATGACGTGCCCGAGGACAAGATCTTCTTGTTGTCACTGCTGATGGCAGAGATGGGTGTCCACTCTGTGGCCTATGCTTTCCCAAGAGTGAGAATCATCACCACGGCTGTGGACAAACGGGTCAATGACCTTTTCCGCATCATCCCAGGCATAG GGAACTTCGGGGATCGTTACTTTGGGACGGATGCAGTCCCTGATGGCAGCGACGAGGAGGAGGTGGTTTCCACCGGCTAG
- the Uckl1 gene encoding uridine-cytidine kinase-like 1 isoform X10 — protein MSSPPAYPRIRISGCWAEGSNAGSLDRLLPAVATRRSPRKRTTSQCKSEPPLLRTSKRTIYTAGRPPWYNEHGTQSKEAFAIGLGGGSASGKTTVARMIIEALDVPWVVLLSMDSFYKVLTQQQQEQAAHNDFNFDHPDAFDFDLIISTLKKLKQGRSVQVPIYDFTTHSRKKDWKTLYGANVIIFEGIMAFADKTLLELLDMRIFVDTDSDIRLVRRLRRDISERGRDIEGVIKQYHKFVKPAFDQYIQPTMRLADIVVPRGSGNAVAIDLIVQHVHSQLEERELSVRAALASAHQCHPLPQTLSVLKSTPQVRGMHTIIRDRETSRDEFIFYSKRLMRLLIEHALSFLPFQDCVVQTPQGQDYAGKCYAGKQITGVSILRAGETMEPALRAVCKDVRIGTILIQTNQLTGEPELHYLRLPKDISDDHVILMDCTVSTGAAAMMAVRVLLDHDVPEDKIFLLSLLMAEMGVHSVAYAFPRVRIITTAVDKRVNDLFRIIPGIGNFGDRYFGTDAVPDGSDEEEVVSTG, from the exons ATGAGCAGCCCCCCAGCTTACCCGCGCATCAGGATCTCAGGGTGCTGGGCAGAAGGCAG CAATGCGGGGTCCCTGGACAGGCTCCTCCCCGCTGTGGCCACCAGGCGCTCACCCCGGAAGCGTACCACCAGCCAGTGCAAGTCCGAGCCACCCCTGCTGCGCACCAGCAAGCGCACCATCTACACCGCAGGGCGGCCGCCCTGGTACAACGAACACGGCACGCAGTCCAAGGAGGCCTTCGCCATCG GCCTGGGAGGGGGCAGTGCCTCAGGGAAGACCACCGTGGCCAGGATGATCATCGAGGCTCTGGATGTGCCCTGGGTGGTCCTGCTGTCCATGGACTCCTTCTACAAG GTGCTAacgcagcagcagcaggagcaggccGCCCACAACGACTTCAACTTCGACCACCCAGACGCCTTCGACTTCGACCTCATCATCTCCACCCTCAAGAAGCTGAAGCAGGGCAGGAGTGTCCAAGTGCCCATCTATGACTTCACCACCCACAGCCGGAAGAAGGACTGG AAAACACTGTACGGTGCCAACGTCATCATCTTCGAGGGCATCATGGCCTTTGCTGACAAGACGCTGCTGGAG CTCCTGGACATGAGGATCTTCGTGGACACGGACTCCGACATCCGCCTAGTGCGGCGGCTGCGCAGGGACATCAGCGAGCGAGGCCGGGACATTGAAGGTGTCATCAAACAGTACCACAAGTTTGTGAAGCCTGCCTTCGACCAGTACATCCAGCCCACCATGCGCCTGGCAGACATCGTGGTGCCCAGAG GGAGTGGGAACGCGGTGGCCATCGATCTGATCGTGCAGCACGTGCACAGccagctggaggag CGTGAACTCAGCGTCAG GGCGGCGCTGGCCTCGGCGCACCAGTGCCACCCGCTTCCCCAAACGCTGAGCGTCCTCAAGAGCACCCCGCAAGTGCGCGGTATGCACACCATCATCAG GGACAGGGAGACCAGTCGGGACGAGTTCATCTTCTACTCCAAGAGGCTGATGCGGCTGCTCATCGAGCATGCGCTTTCCTTCCTGCCCTTCCAG GACTGCGTGGTGCAGACCCCCCAGGGGCAGGACTACGCGGGCAAGTGCTACGCCGGGAAGCAG ATCACCGGAGTGTCCATCCTGCGCGCTGGGGAGACCATGGAGCCTGCACTGCGCGCTGTGTGCAAAGACGTGCGCATAGGCACCATCCTCATCCAGACCAACCAGCTCACCGGGGAGCCGGAG CTCCACTACCTGCGGCTACCCAAGGACATCAGTGATGACCACGTGATCCTGATGGACTGTACAGTGTCCACTGGTGCTGCGGCCATGATGGCCGTCCGTGTCCTCCTG GACCATGACGTGCCCGAGGACAAGATCTTCTTGTTGTCACTGCTGATGGCAGAGATGGGTGTCCACTCTGTGGCCTATGCTTTCCCAAGAGTGAGAATCATCACCACGGCTGTGGACAAACGGGTCAATGACCTTTTCCGCATCATCCCAGGCATAG GGAACTTCGGGGATCGTTACTTTGGGACGGATGCAGTCCCTGATGGCAGCGACGAGGAGGAGGTGGTTTCCACCGGCTAG